In one window of Candidatus Kaelpia aquatica DNA:
- a CDS encoding MoxR family ATPase, whose translation MEEREVFAKINGLIENIEKVILGKHDAVRLAVAVFLSEGHLLMEDVPGVGKTVLAKSMAKSFSASFRRIQFTPDLLPSDVTGSYIFNQKNSEFEFRSGPVFANIVIADEINRGTPRTQSALLEPMEEFQVTADGNTFQLDKPFFLIATQNPVEREGTYFLPISQLDRFLVKMGMGYPDKAQETQILLDREKDDPLDKIEPVITKEEILEIQNFVRTIKVDAKIYEYVINIAQMTRETDKLILGVSPRASLDLFRLSQALALMEERTYCIPDDVKKAAPLVFAHRVIPSSPAKAQIGNTQEIIKKLVDEISVPI comes from the coding sequence ATGGAAGAGAGAGAAGTTTTTGCAAAAATTAATGGCTTGATAGAGAATATCGAAAAAGTTATATTAGGAAAACATGATGCTGTTAGACTGGCAGTAGCTGTATTTCTATCCGAAGGTCATCTATTGATGGAGGATGTTCCTGGAGTAGGTAAGACTGTGCTTGCTAAATCTATGGCTAAATCATTTTCAGCAAGTTTTAGAAGGATACAGTTTACGCCCGACCTTCTTCCTTCAGATGTTACGGGCAGCTATATATTTAATCAAAAAAATTCCGAATTTGAATTTAGGTCCGGTCCGGTATTTGCCAATATAGTTATAGCTGATGAGATTAATCGCGGTACGCCTAGGACACAGAGTGCTCTTTTAGAGCCTATGGAAGAGTTTCAAGTAACTGCCGATGGCAATACTTTTCAGCTTGATAAGCCATTTTTCTTGATAGCAACTCAGAACCCCGTTGAGAGGGAAGGCACCTATTTTCTTCCCATCTCACAGTTAGACAGGTTTTTAGTTAAGATGGGGATGGGGTATCCCGATAAAGCTCAAGAGACTCAAATTCTTTTAGACAGAGAGAAAGATGATCCTTTGGATAAAATCGAGCCTGTAATTACCAAAGAAGAAATTCTTGAGATTCAAAATTTTGTAAGAACCATCAAAGTGGATGCCAAGATATACGAATATGTTATCAATATAGCACAGATGACTCGCGAAACCGATAAGCTTATTCTAGGAGTGAGCCCTAGGGCATCTCTTGACTTATTTAGATTATCTCAAGCCCTGGCCCTAATGGAGGAGAGAACATATTGTATTCCTGACGATGTTAAGAAAGCTGCTCCGCTAGTCTTTGCTCATAGGGTTATACCATCTTCACCTGCAAAGGCTCAGATTGGAAATACTCAGGAGATAATTAAAAAACTAGTAGATGAAATCTCCGTCCCTATCTAA
- a CDS encoding DUF58 domain-containing protein, translated as MKSPSLSNNKGYCVLTELGFYALIVAVFLTFFGFILQSNLIYLVASGLWGLILTDFLLSFLSLRGIRVMRFAPTHAVRDEDFKVRIKLENRGFSKYLIKLTDSSFTKNIPGVELPIIPSLKSRETLEFDYIIKIKARGVHNLESVQAESSFPLGLWKRVVNFSYRSKITIYPEFYEVPQFAVSYRGMRSEFANTSSNRSGMGGNFLQIRKYQYGDSLKNVHWRATARTGKLMIRELEKFTLSNLSIVLDSSSNMVLGLLEESNFEYAIKTVATIANKALSTRYHVKFIYYDQIKKKIEFKKAYGRMTPILDSLSKVGMTDRVDVKDLVDAAIPEIERESVAVFVLLSLNSDVTQKIIQLANQGIDSVLVVFDPRSFAAVLDKNIGDFYNVFSQLMNGEASYLTGEGIRVYMVKHGDSIPDALSRPHMFLSS; from the coding sequence ATGAAATCTCCGTCCCTATCTAATAACAAGGGTTACTGCGTTTTAACAGAGCTTGGCTTCTATGCTCTGATTGTAGCGGTATTTTTGACTTTTTTTGGTTTCATACTACAGTCTAATCTAATCTATCTCGTAGCCTCAGGACTTTGGGGGCTTATATTGACTGACTTTCTGCTCTCTTTTCTTTCTTTGAGGGGAATAAGGGTTATGAGATTTGCTCCAACCCATGCAGTCAGAGACGAAGATTTTAAAGTAAGAATAAAATTAGAGAATAGAGGATTCTCTAAGTATTTGATAAAGCTGACTGATAGTAGTTTCACTAAAAATATACCTGGAGTAGAGCTTCCTATTATACCTAGCTTAAAAAGCAGGGAGACTTTAGAGTTTGATTATATTATTAAAATAAAAGCAAGAGGTGTCCATAATCTTGAATCTGTTCAAGCAGAGAGCAGCTTTCCTCTTGGCCTTTGGAAGAGAGTTGTAAATTTTTCCTACAGGTCCAAAATCACCATATATCCTGAATTTTATGAGGTGCCTCAATTTGCGGTATCTTATAGGGGTATGAGGTCGGAGTTTGCAAATACATCTTCTAATAGGTCTGGTATGGGCGGCAACTTTTTACAGATACGAAAGTATCAATATGGGGATAGCTTAAAGAATGTTCACTGGAGAGCAACGGCTAGAACAGGAAAGCTTATGATTAGAGAGTTAGAGAAATTTACTCTTTCAAACCTCTCTATAGTACTAGATAGTTCCTCTAACATGGTATTGGGATTACTTGAGGAATCTAATTTTGAATATGCAATTAAAACAGTTGCAACTATAGCCAATAAAGCTTTAAGCACTCGCTACCATGTAAAGTTTATATACTATGATCAGATTAAAAAGAAAATTGAGTTTAAGAAGGCTTATGGCCGAATGACTCCCATATTAGATAGCCTTTCCAAGGTAGGTATGACGGATAGAGTAGATGTCAAAGACCTCGTAGATGCTGCTATACCTGAGATTGAAAGAGAGTCTGTTGCAGTATTTGTCTTATTATCTCTTAACTCTGATGTCACTCAAAAAATCATACAACTTGCAAATCAGGGTATTGATTCTGTGCTTGTAGTATTTGATCCCAGGTCTTTTGCTGCTGTTCTGGATAAGAATATTGGGGATTTTTATAATGTTTTCTCTCAGCTTATGAACGGAGAAGCGTCCTATCTAACTGGTGAGGGTATAAGGGTGTATATGGTAAAACACGGCGATAGCATACCTGATGCGTTA